A window of Streptomyces sp. NBC_01224 genomic DNA:
TCCCCACCCGGCTCGTCGTCCTCGGGATCGCCGTCGCGGCGCATGCCACGATTTCCCAGCTGATCTACGGCGGCTTCCTCATCAACGTTCACGCACCCATCGACCAGGTCCAAGGCGGCGCGGAGATCATGTACTACGGCGGCGACATCGCCGAACTCCTCCTCACCGCAGCCCTCGTCACCACTTGGCGGCCCGCCCGCCACCGGCACCAGGGCGCTGATCGGCCGGTGCCCAGTGGCGTGGTCAGGACGGTCTCCGGCTGACCCGGCCCGTCGCACCGCTCCCACGGGCGTCGGTGATCACCCGGCTCCTGGTATCGGCCAGATGAAGCAGCCCCAAGCCCGGCGGCCCGGCGTCTTTGACGTCGTCGCCTTCGACGACGCACCCCGGGGCGCCCGACCTCATGCCCGACCGACGCATCCGAGTCGGTGCGCAGCGAGCACAACTCCTCCCGCCGCAGGGCCGCATCGTAGGCCAACGCCAGCATGAGACGGGTGCGCACCGGCTCGGCGGCGGCTACCGCCAGCACGGCCCGCCACTCCTCGTCGCTGGGGATCCAGGGAAGCTTCACCAATCTCCGCACCGGCGCATGCTGCCGCCCGCCGCCACGAGCCCCAGGGGTGTAGCGTCCCCGGCTGACGGGATTGTCGTGGCGCAGCCCTTCCTCGACCAGAAGTCCGACTACCGCTGAGCCGTCCGATGCATGTCCAGTCGTGTCCGGGGCACGCTGACACCTTCAGTCCCTCACCCGACGTGGGACACCGGCGGACGACGCGCCGCGCCTCGTGCAGGAGCCGGGACCAGTCCTCAACGTCGCGGCGGATGCCCGCCGCGAGGCCGTCGAGCTTGCGCTCCAGCCACAGGTCGAACGACGAGAGCCGATCGTCGAGAAACATGCCGATGTGGTCGAGTACCTCCGCGGTGCGTTCAATGCGGTGGGAGAAGCTGGGAGTTAACGTAAACGGGGCCCTGCTCTGAGTGGACTGGTGAAAGGCGCCTGACAGGCAAATGGCCAGGTCAGTTCGTTGCCCTCTCCGTCCTGCCGATCATCTTCGAGTTGCTCCGGGCCTGCCCAAGGGTGGCCCGGTTTGCCGCTCCCTGCAGGCGGCCGGATACCCGCTGGAGGCGACACGTGGGAGACCAGGGCCGCGGTGCCGGGCCAAGCAGGAGCAGACGCTGCGCCAGAACACCAGCGACGTGGTCGGCGGGCTCCCCGGTGGGTCGCCGGGGCCTCGTCATGGCCGGTCGGCCGTGGCAGGCGATCGTGATCCCGCTGGCGCTGGCGCAGGGGCCGGGCGGCGAAGAGCAGCCTGTAGGGGACGTCGGCACCCGGATCTACCCGCCGCATCCTCCGTCGTAGGGCTTCATGAAAGCTTCACGGGCCCACCCGCACAAGGCACATGGGTGGAGGAGAGCGTCAGCGGGCCTCCGGCAGATCCGCGGAGAGGTGTACGGCCCCGGTGCAGGCCAGTCGGTCCGCCATCTCGACGCACGCCTCGGCCCCCTTCGGGCTGGTCGCGGGCAGCATCGGGCTGCTTTTGCCGTGCGTCACTCCGTCCCGGTGCGAGGCGAGCAGCTCGTCCGCTCCGGATCGGATCGAGACCTCTAGGGTGCCACCGCGCCCGTCCGTCTCCACCTCGGACCAGACGGTGGCGCAGGACGGGCTGAACCGGAGCCGTACGGCGTAGGCATCCTCAGTGATGGTGCTCTCAGTGCGGGCATCCCGGTTGCAGCGGGAGAAGCCCGGATACTGCCCCCGGCAGCTTTCCTTACGGCAGGACGCCGCTTGCCGCTCCGGGCTGCCGCCCGACAGGGCCGGGGCACCCACGGCGCAGGCCACGGCGCCCAGCGTGGCGGAGACAGCCAGCACGACGGCCGTCCGCAGCCGTCGTGTCCGGGCAGCCACCGCGAGGGGCAGCCGCGGCGCAGGGGGCTGGGGCGCAGGGGGCTGGGGTGCCGCGCTCAGCGGTCTGGTCTCGGCCCGGCAGGCGTTCTCCCACAGGGCGACCAGCGGCGCCATCTCCGTGCCCCCGAGTCGCCCCAGCGCCTCGACAGCGGTACGCGGCGGGAGCTTGACGCCGTTGAGATAACGGTGCCATGAGGACTTGCTGTGGGCGGTGCGTGTGGCCAGCGCGGCCAGGCTCAGCCCGGTCTGCTGTTTGAGGTCGCGCAGCCGCTCCACCAGCAGCAGCCCGTCGGGGCCGAGCGAGTCGGGCAGATGCTGCCAGCGAGCCGTCGCTTGCTCCTTCATGCCGTTCCCAGTCCTTCCATCCGGCATCCGGATCACCCCGGATCGCGTGATGTGTGCCCCGGGGGCAGGGCGGCCACACGCACGGCCGGAGTCATCGGGCGATCGGCTTGTAGTACAGAGAGAAGGCGCGGTCCGAGGGCGGGCCCTGGGTGAAGCCAAGGCACAGCCAGGGCCCGCCCCGGCGCAGCACAGCAAGGCCCTCCGGCTCGCGCGGGTAGAGCCCCCTCGCAGTGTGGTCCAGCACCTGCTGCACCACGCGGCCGGTACGCACGTCGATACGGAACAGACGGACGTCGCCGGCCGAGCCGGCGGGGTTGTCAGCGCCGTATCCGTGGCCGAGCAGCTGGTAGGCGTACGGGCCGTACAGCGCCATGCCCTGGAAGGGGACCCCCAGTTCGGCGCCGGGCTGAGCGAAGCCGGTGACCTGCCGGAAGTCCCCGGCCGCGAACTGTTTGAGCCCGTACACCCCGTAGCGCGGTACGCCGCCCACCTTGTACCGCAGCAGCAGCCGGTTGTGCGCCGGGTCGAGGGCCACCTGGTTATTCGTGGAGCCGGGGAGCGGGCGATGCGTGGCAATCCTGCTGCTGGTGCGGGTCAGCACCCGACCCGCGGTGAAGGTGAAGCGGCAGATGCCACGGCCGTAGCCGGAGGCCGGCTGTGCGTCCCACTCCGTCCACAGAGCGCCGGCGCGGCGGGCCGTGTCCTCCACGCCGAGGGCGCTGCCGTGGCCGAAGCCCAGCAGGTACATATCGCCGGTGAGCGCGCCGCCCATGGTGAGCCGGTTCAGGCACATGTCGCCGCGGGCCGCGCGCTCGGCATGGGTGTACGCGCGCAGCTCGCCCGGCAGTCGGACGCCGCCCCCCATGACCTGGAGCGCGTACATGTGGCCGTGCCGCTCGTCGAAGGCGAAGGACTGCAGCACCGTGGAGTGGCGCAGCCGTACACCCTGGATCCATGGCTTGCCCGCCGGCGCCAGGCTGGCCGGCTGAGCCTTCGGCTGGGCTTCTGCCCTGCCGGTGGGGAATGTGGCGGCCAGTGCGACCGCAGCTCCAAAGCCGAGGACGGCTCTGCGGCCCGGACTGGATGGAAGGGAAAGGGACATGGGGGTCTCCTCGCTTGCTCGTGAGCTTTGTGGAACGGGCCCGCCCGCCCCGTGAGCGGGACGAGCGGGCACAGCGGCTCAGCACCAGGGGACGGCGCTCACGTTGCGGACGTAGCGGGCGGAGACGTAGCCCTTGCTGTGGGAGAGCTTGTACCAGCGGTGGTTGCCGCGGACGTTGCGCCCGTACTTCTTGCAGGGGATGTGGACCGTGCTGGCGGGACGCAGCGAGCCGATGACCCGGTAGCCCGTGCCCGGGCCGGAGCGGATCATGAGCGGCATGTGGCGGGTTACCACACGGCCCTGGACGTAGCCGGTGCAGGTAACGGGCCGGGTCGTGGAGTGGCTGGGCGCACACAGCTGGGGCGCGGTCGTGCGTCGGTGGGGCATCTGCTGGTGAGGCGCCGTGTGCCGCTGCTGCGCGGCGGCGGTGTCGGCGGAAACGACTGCAGCGGGCAACACCGCGATCGCCGCAATCGCGGCCACGAGGCTGCGCTGGATCGTGCGATTCATGGACTCTCCTATGAGGGTGTCTTCAGGATCGGCTGAGTGAGACCCTGTGTCGCTCAGCGTTTCCTGGCCGTCGGACAAAGATTCCGTCCCACGCGTTTCCGGGAGAAAATGGGACGTCCCACCCGAGGGAACGGTTGAGTCGCAGCCGCCGTCGCCGGGGAGACCAGCCCCACTTCCCGCCAGGCTGCGGATGAGGGTCCCGTCAGGGTGGGCGGTGACCAGCTGTTCGATCTCGTCTTCCAGTGCCTTGAGGCGGGCCTTGCCAGCCGCCAGCTCGTCGGCGAGTTCGCGGATGAGTTCGGCGGTGCGCCGTTCACGGGGAGACGCGACGCGGTGGACCTGTGCGGAGGTCACGGCGGCGTCCGCCAGGGCCTACGCCACGGTCTGCTTGCTGACGCCGTGCCTGCCCAGGTAGCCAGCGATGCGGGTGGTTCCGGCGCGCCGGATCTCGCTCGCGGTGACGTAGCGGCCCGGCAGGATGAGTCCGGACTTCGTCGTGGGGTCCACGGCGCGTTCCAGGCCGGGGTGGATGCCCGTGAGCAGATCCCGCAGACACGAGGTCCGCGCTATGGCCCCCTGCGGACGCGGTGGACTGTGCCGCTTGGGATTCGTAAGGAGGTAACGGAGCTGCTGCTGCCTGCTGTTCCGTCGCGGGCTGGGCCTTCCGGTCTCCGGTGGCACCCAGAGGCAGCCGGAGTTTCAGAAGAATTCCGACAGTCTGTCTGCGGGCTCACTTGATCCTGGCCTGAGAGAGGCCGCGTGGCGCAGCAGCCCGGGGCCCTACTCGGAGGCATTCTTCGGCCGCATGTACTACGCGGCCATGAGGCCGGCCGAGGTCATTCACCTCCGGCTGGAGCAGTGTCACCTGTCCGAGAGCGGATAGGGGGTGGTCTGTGGAAAGACCGGTGGCGCTGGTTGCCGGCCGGTCCTCGCACGCTCTGCCCTCGCGGGTCCGTCGGGTTCGAGGTCCTCGATGGATGAGCTGCCGCACGGTGACGCGTTTTTCCTCACGAGCTTCGAGCTCTGGACACGGCGTGCGCCCGCGCGGTCCGGCTGTGCCGCGCACGGCTGATGAGGTGTCGGACCTTGGAGCTGTCGCTGACCCAGCACACAGTCAACCGCGCTCTCTGCGGCGCGGGCACCGGTGGAACAAGGTGTGGCCCAGCTGAAGTCCTGGCGAATCTTCCGCAGGGCCCGGTGTAGTCCGAATCGAATGTCCTCCATTGCTGCGGCGGTCCTCACCCTGGAGTGGCAACGCTCAAAAGGCTCGATGTCTCTTGCCACCGGGCTGAATGGGGGTGAACCGATGGTTTCACACGGTTGAACCTTCGCGGCTGAGGCGAAGTTGGGGCGACAACAGCGGAACCCCGTGCGGCGGCCGGACCGATCTTCTTAGCCGAAGCATCTCAGTCACCCCGAGGAGTCACCTGATGTCGAGCATCACGTCCGCCGAGATATGTACCGTCCCGGCGAGCGGCAGATCCGCACCGCCCAAAGGCCACGCCCTGCGGCTCGACATCCAGGGGCTGCGCGCGGTGGCCGTCGGGCTGGTGGTGCTCTCCCACGCCGGCGTGTCCCAGGTCAGCGGCGGTTACATCGGTGTCGACGTCTTCTTCGTGATTTCAGGCTTCCTCATCACGTCGCTGCTGCTGCGCGAACTCGCCACCACCGGCCGGGTGTCGGTCCGTTCCTTCTACGCCCGCCGGGCACTGCGGCTGCTTCCCGCGTCGTCCCTGGTCATCACCGTCATGCTGGGCGGGGCGTGGCTGTTCCTGTCGAAGGCGCGGCTCGCCGAGTACGCGGGCGACGCCCTCGCCAGCGCGCTGTACGCGGTCAACTTCCGGCTGGCGGCGGCCGGTACGGACTATCTCGCCCAGAACAGCCCGCCATCGCCGTTCCAGCACTTCTGGTCGCTCGCCGTGGAGGAGCAGTTCTACCTGGTGTGGCCGCTGCTCCTGCTGCTCACCTGGCGGGTCGCCCGCGGTCGGCGCCGACTGGTCGCGGTGCCGCTCGGGGTACTGTGCCTGGGGTCGTTCGCGGCGGGCGTCCTCGTGACGAACTCCTCGGCTCCCTGGGCATACTTCGGCTCCCTTACCCGGGCCTGGGAACTGGGTGTCGGCGCGCTCCTGGCGCTGGGCACCGGGCGGCTGGAACGGCTGCCCGCCGCCCTCGCGGCCCCGTTGACATGGCTCGGCCTGGCCTGCGTCACGCTGGCAGCGGTCTGGTACGACGACGAGACGCCCTTCCCCGGCTACCACGCCCTCCTGCCGGTCGCCGGTACCGCGCTCGTCCTGGCCGGCGGCTGCGCGCCCACCCCGCACGGCGCGGGGCGGCTGCTGCGGCGGCGACCGCTGGTGTGGCTCGGCGGACTCTCGTACGGCTGGTACCTGTGGCACTGGCCGCTGCTGGTCATAGCCCCGGCGGCGCTGGGCCGCGCAGACGGCACGGCCGACGTGCCGCTCGCGCTCGGGCTGTCCGCGGCGGCGCTGGGCCTGGCGTGGCTGACCCTGCGCCTCGTCGAGAACCCGGTCCGCTTCCACCGGGCCTTCCGCAGGCACCCCCGCCGCGCCCTGGTTCTCGGGGCCGCGCTGTCGGCCGGCGCCTCGGCGCTGTCCCTGACGGCGACGGCGGTCCCGCCGACGATCGAGGTGGGCGACCCCGCGCCCGCGCTGGCGCAGGCTCTCTCCGACGCACCGGCCCCGCAGGCGCGTCTCACCGAACTCCTGGCGTCGTCCCCCACCGCCCTGCCGAGCAACCTGGCCCCGCCCCTGCCGAAGGTGAAGTCCTCCCGCTCCGCGGTCTACCGGGACGGCTGCCATGTCGACCACGCCGCCACCGGCACCCGGCCCTGCGTCTACGGCGACCGGACTTCCTCCCGTACGGTCGTCCTTTTCGGCGACTCCCACGCGGCCCAGTGGTTCCCGGCCCTGCAACGGCTCGCAACCACACGCGGCTGGAAGCTGGTCTCGCTGACGAAGGCCTCCTGCAAGGTCGCCGACGTGACCATCGTCAGCGGCCACAAGCCGTACACCGCCTGCGACACCTGGCGCTCCAACGCCATGGCAAGGATCAAGACCCTGCGCCCCGACCTGGTCGTCGTCTCCTCCTCGGACGCCGGAGACCCGGCCCGCCCCGCAGCCGACCCCCTCCACCAATGGACTACCGGCTTCGAGAACACCTTCCGCAACCTGGGTACCTCCGGCGTCCGGGTCGCCGCCCTGCTCGACACCCCATGGCCCAAGGGCGACCCGATCGACTGCGCCGCCAGGAACTCCCTGCAACTACGCGCCTGCGCGAACCACTTGCCGGACGCGACCCGCAACGCGACCCGCGGTACCGCCCTCCGCAGCGCCGCATCCGCAACGGCCACCACAGTCATCGACCCCACCCCCTGGCTCTGCGCCCCCCGCACCGGCATCTGCCCCGTAGTCGTCGCCGACACCGCCGTCTACCGCGACGACAGCCACGTCTCGGAGGCGTACGCCGATGCGCTTGCCCCGGTTCTGGCGCCATCGCTGGACGGCCTCGTGGGTTCGCCCTGCACACACCGGATGATCAAAGCGACGGTGACTGAGAGATCAGGGCGGTGTTGATTCCGGGAGACACTGCGGATCGCAGCCGCCACACGAAGACGGTTGCCGAATCCGCAGTCCCCGCAGCGTCCGGGCTCCGGCGCGCGGAATGCCCGGTCACAGCCGTCGCAGGTCTGAAAAGGCCGCCGTGCGCGCAGTCAAGCCGGACCACGTTCTGCTGGACACAGTTCTTCACCCCAGCCCCCTGTACCCCGGATCGGCGCTCTGGCCCGGGGTACTGCCGTGTCATCACCAGGACTGTCAGCCCGGTCCTGCATCCTGTGCCCATAGCCGACACCTTTGACCACGCCCCGCAGGCATGGAACGCCGCGAAGCGATCAAAGACGCGCTTGCCAGCTCTGCGGCCTGTTCGCGGCTCTTCCGTCACCCCTGCAAGGAGCAGTTGAGCGCCGCCCGCGGTTGGGGTTGACGGTCAGGCGGAACTCGCCGAGCAGGACTTGACGTTCAGGCTCGGTCGGTCGGAGTTCGGCACCCTCCGAACTTGACGGCTAACACCGATAGCCATAACGTGGCGTCGCGTGGCTAACAGTGTTAGCTATGTCGGTCGGTTGCAATGCGAGAGGGCCCAGTGAACACCGCTACAGCCAGCAGCACCCCGTGCGGCAGTGTCCCGATCCGGACCCTGCGGGGTCCATGGGAGGCACTAGCGCTCCCCTCCGGGGCGTTGGCGGTCCCCGGGGAGGAGCACCAACCGCCGGCCGTCGCCGCGCTCGTGTTCCTCGCTGGACCGGGCCCGTTCCCACGGAACCCTGCGAAGCGC
This region includes:
- a CDS encoding helix-turn-helix domain-containing protein — protein: MKEQATARWQHLPDSLGPDGLLLVERLRDLKQQTGLSLAALATRTAHSKSSWHRYLNGVKLPPRTAVEALGRLGGTEMAPLVALWENACRAETRPLSAAPQPPAPQPPAPRLPLAVAARTRRLRTAVVLAVSATLGAVACAVGAPALSGGSPERQAASCRKESCRGQYPGFSRCNRDARTESTITEDAYAVRLRFSPSCATVWSEVETDGRGGTLEVSIRSGADELLASHRDGVTHGKSSPMLPATSPKGAEACVEMADRLACTGAVHLSADLPEAR
- a CDS encoding phage baseplate protein — protein: MSLSLPSSPGRRAVLGFGAAVALAATFPTGRAEAQPKAQPASLAPAGKPWIQGVRLRHSTVLQSFAFDERHGHMYALQVMGGGVRLPGELRAYTHAERAARGDMCLNRLTMGGALTGDMYLLGFGHGSALGVEDTARRAGALWTEWDAQPASGYGRGICRFTFTAGRVLTRTSSRIATHRPLPGSTNNQVALDPAHNRLLLRYKVGGVPRYGVYGLKQFAAGDFRQVTGFAQPGAELGVPFQGMALYGPYAYQLLGHGYGADNPAGSAGDVRLFRIDVRTGRVVQQVLDHTARGLYPREPEGLAVLRRGGPWLCLGFTQGPPSDRAFSLYYKPIAR
- a CDS encoding acyltransferase family protein, encoding MSSITSAEICTVPASGRSAPPKGHALRLDIQGLRAVAVGLVVLSHAGVSQVSGGYIGVDVFFVISGFLITSLLLRELATTGRVSVRSFYARRALRLLPASSLVITVMLGGAWLFLSKARLAEYAGDALASALYAVNFRLAAAGTDYLAQNSPPSPFQHFWSLAVEEQFYLVWPLLLLLTWRVARGRRRLVAVPLGVLCLGSFAAGVLVTNSSAPWAYFGSLTRAWELGVGALLALGTGRLERLPAALAAPLTWLGLACVTLAAVWYDDETPFPGYHALLPVAGTALVLAGGCAPTPHGAGRLLRRRPLVWLGGLSYGWYLWHWPLLVIAPAALGRADGTADVPLALGLSAAALGLAWLTLRLVENPVRFHRAFRRHPRRALVLGAALSAGASALSLTATAVPPTIEVGDPAPALAQALSDAPAPQARLTELLASSPTALPSNLAPPLPKVKSSRSAVYRDGCHVDHAATGTRPCVYGDRTSSRTVVLFGDSHAAQWFPALQRLATTRGWKLVSLTKASCKVADVTIVSGHKPYTACDTWRSNAMARIKTLRPDLVVVSSSDAGDPARPAADPLHQWTTGFENTFRNLGTSGVRVAALLDTPWPKGDPIDCAARNSLQLRACANHLPDATRNATRGTALRSAASATATTVIDPTPWLCAPRTGICPVVVADTAVYRDDSHVSEAYADALAPVLAPSLDGLVGSPCTHRMIKATVTERSGRC
- a CDS encoding SH3 domain-containing protein, encoding MNRTIQRSLVAAIAAIAVLPAAVVSADTAAAQQRHTAPHQQMPHRRTTAPQLCAPSHSTTRPVTCTGYVQGRVVTRHMPLMIRSGPGTGYRVIGSLRPASTVHIPCKKYGRNVRGNHRWYKLSHSKGYVSARYVRNVSAVPWC